In Micromonospora sp. NBC_01813, the following are encoded in one genomic region:
- a CDS encoding NUDIX domain-containing protein: MRWTVHGERDLYRDQWVHVATADVELPDGRHLDHRIIRTAAPGAGIVMVNDGRVLLMWRHRFITDTYAWEIPHGSIRPGEDPADAAAREAEEETGWRPGRPIRPLIYSQPSPGLMTSEHHIFRADSATHIGPPKDAFESDKVEWVPINEIRSLIDKRHVVAGTTLVALLYLLNDRL; the protein is encoded by the coding sequence ATGCGCTGGACAGTCCATGGTGAACGTGACCTCTACCGCGACCAATGGGTCCACGTCGCCACCGCCGACGTCGAGTTACCCGACGGACGCCATCTCGACCATCGCATCATCCGCACAGCAGCCCCTGGCGCCGGCATCGTCATGGTCAACGACGGACGCGTGCTGCTCATGTGGCGGCACCGGTTCATCACCGACACCTACGCCTGGGAGATCCCGCATGGCAGCATCAGACCAGGCGAAGACCCAGCCGATGCCGCCGCCCGCGAAGCCGAAGAGGAAACCGGCTGGCGACCCGGACGCCCCATCCGACCACTGATCTACAGCCAACCCTCGCCCGGTCTGATGACCTCCGAGCACCACATCTTCCGTGCCGACTCCGCCACCCACATCGGTCCGCCCAAGGACGCCTTCGAAAGCGACAAGGTCGAATGGGTACCGATCAACGAAATCCGCTCGCTGATCGACAAGCGCCACGTGGTCGCCGGCACGACCCTCGTCGCGCTGCTATACCTACTGAACGACCGTCTCTGA
- a CDS encoding MFS transporter, with product MWAAFGASELGTAVGYSALSIIAVLLLDASDLRVSMLTVLSGVVAAVVALPLGPWIEYRSKRPVMIGTDLLRFLAVGSVPAAAYLGWLTYWHLCVVAVVHTVATLAFNCASVANLKALVPSEHRAEANSRFESTLWTANAIGPPAGGLLISWIGVPAAMVVDAISYLASAAGIRRLTAPERPPPRRAAEHHWTAEILAGWRYILRHRGLTALFFNAMVFGGCIMAASPLLTVFMLRDRGFAPWQYGLVLGLSALAGVAGSLLARPLIDRLGQRTVLLAAGVGRCLWLGLIPFAPATLGGLVLIAVSEFMLLLFVGLFNPTFATYRMNATTDEYMSRVVMAWSITSKTVQPVFIAAAGLLAAATTARTALIVVAAILLTATALLPWHDDDARKDMKYVPSQDGPAAPDPPAPRWPRRPSTRSAMNARR from the coding sequence CTGTGGGCCGCGTTCGGTGCCAGCGAGCTGGGGACGGCTGTCGGCTACTCGGCGCTGTCGATCATCGCGGTGCTGCTCCTGGATGCCTCGGACCTGCGGGTGTCGATGCTGACCGTCTTGTCCGGTGTGGTCGCCGCCGTGGTCGCGCTGCCGCTCGGACCGTGGATCGAGTACCGCTCGAAGCGGCCGGTCATGATCGGGACGGATCTGCTGCGGTTTCTCGCCGTGGGGTCGGTGCCGGCTGCCGCCTATCTGGGCTGGCTCACCTACTGGCATCTGTGTGTGGTTGCCGTGGTGCACACCGTGGCCACACTGGCGTTCAACTGCGCGAGCGTGGCCAACCTGAAGGCGCTGGTCCCAAGCGAGCACCGTGCCGAAGCGAACAGCCGCTTCGAGTCCACCCTGTGGACGGCGAACGCCATCGGCCCGCCGGCCGGCGGCCTCCTCATCTCCTGGATCGGCGTACCGGCCGCGATGGTGGTCGACGCGATCAGCTATCTCGCTTCCGCCGCCGGCATCCGCCGGCTGACCGCTCCCGAACGTCCGCCGCCGCGGCGCGCCGCCGAGCATCACTGGACCGCTGAAATCCTGGCCGGCTGGCGGTACATCCTGCGCCATCGTGGCCTGACAGCGTTGTTCTTCAACGCGATGGTCTTCGGCGGCTGCATCATGGCCGCGTCCCCGCTTCTGACGGTTTTCATGCTGCGCGATCGCGGCTTCGCCCCGTGGCAGTACGGGCTCGTACTCGGTCTCTCCGCGCTCGCCGGCGTCGCCGGTTCGCTCCTGGCGAGACCGCTCATCGACCGCCTCGGCCAACGCACGGTGCTACTGGCCGCCGGCGTCGGACGCTGCCTGTGGCTAGGACTGATCCCGTTCGCCCCAGCAACCCTCGGCGGCCTGGTACTGATCGCCGTGTCCGAATTCATGCTGCTGCTCTTCGTCGGCCTGTTCAACCCCACCTTCGCGACCTACCGAATGAACGCCACCACCGACGAGTACATGTCGCGTGTCGTCATGGCCTGGTCAATCACGTCCAAGACGGTCCAGCCGGTCTTCATCGCCGCCGCCGGTCTCCTCGCCGCCGCAACCACCGCCAGAACCGCCTTGATCGTTGTCGCGGCGATCCTGCTCACCGCGACAGCGCTACTACCCTGGCACGACGACGATGCACGCAAGGACATGAAGTACGTGCCGAGCCAGGACGGCCCTGCCGCACCCGATCCACCTGCACCCCGATGGCCGCGGAGGCCATCGACAAGGTCGGCGATGAACGCGAGGAGGTAA
- a CDS encoding glycosyltransferase: protein MRVVVTTQPALGHLHPLVPLSRAMADAGHDVRLVSSASFQPQLERTGLPTASAGLDWLESEATATFPALNTVLGDDGKRYFLDEIFCGTAELMAEDLIGLARRWRPDVIVREIWEFGGAVAAAILGVPCVVHGIGRWLNVEEVVDAGAARLSRLWSSSGFTGDDLNWVDGDLYLDVCPPSLDLPTRRPRPPFTRSLRPVPFDDTSTPGPSPPARRGGRPLIHVSLGTVSSRVDVLNAILRDLRDLDADVVATTGNCDPVRVEPQPPSITVTDYVPLTRLLPSCDLVICHGGWGTVIAAAAHGVPVVCVPAGADRPANAHACETAGMGLTIRPDHLQPGRVRAAAAAILDGGTHRAGARQVHAEIDRMPSPQEIAQAVEGLV from the coding sequence ATGCGTGTCGTGGTGACCACCCAGCCCGCCCTTGGTCACCTTCATCCACTGGTTCCCCTGTCCCGGGCGATGGCAGACGCCGGCCACGACGTGCGTCTCGTTTCCTCCGCCTCCTTCCAACCTCAGCTGGAACGGACGGGCCTGCCCACCGCCAGCGCGGGTCTGGACTGGCTGGAGTCTGAGGCGACAGCCACCTTTCCAGCGCTCAACACGGTCCTCGGCGACGACGGCAAACGGTACTTCCTCGACGAGATCTTCTGCGGCACCGCAGAGCTCATGGCCGAAGACCTGATCGGCCTGGCGCGCCGTTGGCGGCCCGACGTCATCGTGCGTGAGATCTGGGAGTTCGGAGGTGCCGTCGCCGCGGCAATTCTCGGCGTCCCGTGCGTGGTCCACGGGATCGGCCGCTGGCTCAACGTGGAGGAAGTCGTCGACGCCGGGGCGGCCCGGCTGAGTCGCCTGTGGTCAAGCTCAGGGTTCACCGGCGACGACCTGAACTGGGTCGACGGCGACCTCTACCTGGACGTGTGCCCGCCGTCGCTGGATCTGCCCACCCGGCGGCCACGCCCGCCATTTACCCGGTCCCTGCGGCCCGTCCCCTTCGACGACACCAGCACGCCCGGCCCGTCGCCGCCCGCACGACGCGGCGGACGGCCGCTGATCCACGTCAGCCTGGGGACGGTCAGCAGCCGCGTCGACGTGCTGAACGCCATCCTCCGCGACCTGCGCGATCTCGACGCCGACGTCGTCGCCACCACCGGCAACTGCGATCCGGTCCGAGTCGAACCCCAACCACCGTCGATCACCGTCACCGACTACGTTCCCCTGACACGGCTACTGCCGTCGTGTGATCTGGTCATCTGCCATGGCGGTTGGGGCACCGTGATCGCCGCGGCCGCCCACGGCGTCCCGGTCGTCTGCGTCCCTGCTGGTGCCGACCGCCCCGCCAACGCGCACGCCTGCGAGACCGCCGGCATGGGCCTGACCATCCGACCCGACCATCTCCAGCCTGGCCGCGTCCGGGCCGCCGCCGCAGCGATCCTGGACGGCGGCACCCACCGGGCCGGTGCCCGACAGGTCCACGCCGAGATCGACCGCATGCCCTCACCACAGGAGATCGCGCAGGCAGTGGAAGGCCTCGTTTAG
- a CDS encoding restriction endonuclease has protein sequence MPTNPGPQTNTNLVSRYADLRKQVGGMTESVRGMRFNTLIADALVRDEIDAEVNQRGPHGEVDVAFCYDGTWWLLEAKWYADPITDEPLRHLRDVLTERRPGTMGILASWSGFAASALRRAERSRDVVLLDRTHLEALISGTVSGPELIDAVNRSLSVFGHPNLPLATLLRPRRPDPAPLRSGVPDGFTPAAVAAPGAVDPTVTAYGATIAGITADHGRLLITVDDGIMNLAVGRRAQPRRRLELTDCVGSPLATTDGDLFVVRNGGVLRYRQDALEVAAGGFTRPPIIVPGPRGTPWLLDRDTVGWPGAEHASLVQIGDHLGDQRRWPAGLPAGVCQAACWLHERTFFVLGDGHSTITDVDTGKHRWIETPVGRPHGLIRLDERHVLIVGADRHVLITVLDTATGQATEPTPINLTGPVHGAARIRDALIILAGAPVDHATVVPVVARLDLPSLV, from the coding sequence GTGCCCACCAATCCCGGACCGCAGACAAACACCAACCTCGTGAGCCGGTACGCCGACCTGCGCAAGCAGGTCGGCGGGATGACTGAGTCGGTACGCGGGATGCGGTTCAACACCCTGATCGCCGACGCACTGGTTCGCGACGAAATCGACGCCGAGGTTAATCAGCGGGGGCCACACGGCGAAGTCGACGTCGCGTTCTGTTACGACGGCACCTGGTGGCTGCTGGAGGCGAAGTGGTACGCCGACCCGATCACCGACGAGCCGCTACGCCACCTGAGGGATGTGCTGACCGAGCGGCGACCGGGCACCATGGGCATCCTCGCCTCGTGGTCGGGATTCGCCGCCAGCGCGCTACGCCGCGCCGAACGATCCCGCGACGTCGTACTGCTCGACCGCACCCACCTGGAAGCATTGATCAGCGGTACCGTGTCCGGACCCGAACTGATCGACGCTGTGAACCGGTCGCTGTCGGTGTTCGGCCACCCGAACCTGCCGTTGGCGACGCTTCTGCGCCCACGACGCCCGGACCCGGCACCTCTACGGTCAGGTGTCCCCGATGGCTTCACCCCCGCTGCCGTCGCAGCACCCGGCGCGGTAGATCCCACCGTGACCGCCTACGGCGCCACGATCGCCGGCATCACCGCCGACCACGGCCGACTGCTCATCACCGTGGACGACGGCATCATGAACCTCGCCGTCGGTCGCCGCGCCCAGCCTCGCCGGCGTCTGGAACTCACCGACTGCGTCGGCAGCCCGTTAGCCACGACCGATGGTGACCTCTTCGTGGTCCGCAACGGCGGGGTGCTGCGCTACCGGCAGGACGCCTTGGAAGTGGCCGCAGGCGGCTTTACCCGCCCGCCGATCATCGTCCCCGGCCCGCGCGGCACGCCGTGGCTGCTGGACCGCGACACGGTCGGCTGGCCCGGCGCCGAGCACGCCAGTCTGGTGCAGATCGGTGACCACCTCGGCGACCAGCGGCGATGGCCCGCAGGGCTCCCGGCGGGCGTCTGCCAGGCAGCGTGCTGGCTGCACGAACGCACATTCTTCGTGCTCGGCGACGGGCACAGCACGATCACCGACGTCGACACCGGCAAGCACCGGTGGATCGAGACCCCGGTCGGCCGGCCACACGGCCTCATCCGTCTCGACGAGCGCCACGTCCTGATCGTCGGTGCCGATCGCCACGTCCTCATCACGGTCCTCGACACCGCCACCGGGCAGGCGACCGAACCCACGCCGATCAACCTGACCGGCCCGGTGCACGGAGCGGCGCGTATCCGCGATGCCCTGATCATCCTGGCCGGCGCACCGGTCGACCACGCCACCGTCGTGCCGGTAGTCGCTCGACTTGACCTGCCCAGCCTGGTGTAG
- the hemC gene encoding hydroxymethylbilane synthase, giving the protein MQLITVGTRSSPMALAQAEQVARVLALLDPAVEIRLVPMTTSGDRWTGDLAVIGGKGAFVRELDRAQLAGEVTIAVHCLKDVPGDVALPEGVTIAAYLPREDVHDAVVSRYGGTLDELPADATVATSSPRRRAQLTARWPHLRVTAVRGNTNTRLRKLDQGEYDAMILAVAGLRRIGQTARITQVLPVEDMLPAVGAGTIVVTTRTSDTTTTRLVAQLNDPATALAATAERAMLRALTGHCHSPIGGLAHVESNAVRLHGAVYSPDGAKQVTATMRGPHSDADDLGRRVADALLRAGARDLIASAAS; this is encoded by the coding sequence ATGCAACTGATCACCGTCGGCACTCGATCCTCTCCGATGGCGCTCGCGCAGGCGGAGCAGGTCGCCAGGGTGTTGGCGCTGCTCGACCCTGCTGTGGAGATTCGGTTGGTGCCAATGACGACCAGCGGCGATCGGTGGACCGGTGACCTCGCGGTCATCGGCGGCAAGGGCGCGTTCGTCCGCGAGTTGGATCGCGCCCAGCTCGCCGGGGAGGTCACGATCGCCGTGCACTGCCTGAAGGACGTCCCCGGCGACGTCGCCTTGCCCGAGGGTGTGACGATCGCCGCCTACCTGCCACGCGAGGATGTGCACGACGCGGTGGTGTCCCGCTACGGCGGCACGCTCGACGAACTGCCCGCCGACGCGACCGTGGCGACCAGCTCGCCGCGCCGCCGCGCTCAACTCACCGCCCGCTGGCCCCACCTACGCGTCACCGCCGTACGCGGTAACACGAACACCAGACTGCGCAAACTCGACCAGGGCGAGTACGACGCCATGATCCTCGCCGTCGCCGGGCTCCGCCGCATCGGCCAGACCGCCCGGATCACCCAGGTGCTGCCGGTCGAGGACATGCTGCCCGCCGTCGGCGCCGGAACGATCGTGGTCACCACCCGCACCAGCGACACCACGACCACCCGCCTCGTCGCCCAGCTGAACGACCCGGCCACCGCGCTGGCGGCCACCGCCGAACGCGCCATGCTCCGCGCGCTCACCGGCCACTGCCACAGCCCGATCGGCGGGCTCGCCCACGTCGAGTCGAACGCGGTACGACTGCACGGTGCCGTCTACAGCCCCGACGGCGCCAAGCAGGTCACCGCGACCATGCGAGGACCCCACTCCGACGCCGACGACCTGGGACGCCGAGTCGCCGACGCCCTGCTGCGGGCCGGGGCGCGTGACCTCATCGCCTCCGCGGCCAGCTGA
- a CDS encoding GNAT family N-acetyltransferase yields MTDWLVNPLIATKVLLRSPAPGDEPALVDMATDPRVCRFLKGPVELGVAEERARRKVEAPEWGKFVVVALTSGEVAGQGSIARKRGSWEVSYKLRHAYWGLGLAGEAVTLIRTWFFENIAEEPLVVTTQRANERSRRLLARAGATFTGTFEQYGLEQERYEFYANERPD; encoded by the coding sequence ATGACCGACTGGCTGGTGAATCCGCTGATCGCCACGAAGGTGCTGCTACGGTCGCCTGCGCCGGGTGATGAGCCGGCGCTGGTCGACATGGCGACCGATCCTCGCGTCTGCCGGTTTCTGAAAGGACCGGTTGAGCTGGGCGTCGCCGAGGAGCGTGCCCGCCGCAAGGTCGAAGCGCCGGAGTGGGGAAAGTTCGTCGTGGTTGCGTTGACCAGTGGGGAGGTCGCTGGCCAGGGAAGTATTGCGCGCAAGCGTGGATCGTGGGAGGTGTCGTACAAACTACGGCACGCATACTGGGGGCTCGGGCTGGCCGGTGAAGCAGTCACGCTGATCCGCACCTGGTTCTTCGAAAACATCGCGGAGGAGCCTTTGGTCGTTACGACGCAGCGCGCCAACGAACGCTCGCGGCGACTGCTGGCACGAGCGGGTGCGACGTTCACCGGCACGTTCGAGCAATATGGGCTGGAGCAGGAGCGCTACGAGTTCTACGCGAATGAGCGTCCAGACTGA
- a CDS encoding helix-turn-helix domain-containing protein, with amino-acid sequence MTTGTDPAVQRRRLRVELRRLRLDRQLTQKEVAEQLGWSLSKMIRIETGQVGISRSDLRTLLEEYNVSDPATVNELAAMAKDGRRQQWGPYRDILNSDFLTYLNVEGSASVIRQGEPQVLPGLLQTEEYARAVITGVGGAELSAQTIERQVEVRMKRQEIIERPDPPQIHFIIDESALRRPAGGVKVMRSQLRRLEEIAALKHVHLRAIFLRAGVHPGLRGSFVILEFPDPADDDLLFLESGQSSLATKDSPEDIARYRQDFDTLEAIAASEDDTLRLITAAQSEL; translated from the coding sequence ATGACAACAGGCACGGACCCCGCGGTGCAGCGACGACGGCTGCGGGTGGAGCTACGTCGGCTCAGGCTGGACAGACAACTGACCCAGAAGGAGGTGGCGGAGCAGCTGGGATGGTCGCTGTCCAAGATGATCCGCATCGAAACCGGGCAGGTCGGCATCTCCCGCAGCGACCTACGCACGCTCCTGGAGGAGTACAACGTCTCGGACCCCGCCACGGTCAATGAACTGGCGGCCATGGCCAAGGACGGCCGCAGACAGCAATGGGGTCCATACCGGGACATCCTGAACTCGGACTTCCTGACCTACCTCAACGTCGAAGGATCAGCATCGGTCATACGTCAGGGAGAGCCACAGGTCCTTCCTGGACTCCTGCAGACCGAGGAGTACGCCCGGGCCGTCATCACCGGCGTCGGTGGCGCTGAACTCTCCGCTCAGACGATCGAGCGACAGGTCGAGGTCCGAATGAAACGACAGGAGATCATCGAGAGACCCGACCCGCCCCAGATACACTTCATCATCGACGAGTCCGCTCTCCGCCGACCCGCCGGCGGCGTCAAGGTCATGAGATCGCAACTCAGACGCCTGGAAGAGATCGCCGCGCTCAAACACGTCCACCTCAGGGCGATCTTCCTGCGCGCCGGAGTGCACCCCGGACTACGAGGGTCATTCGTCATTCTGGAGTTCCCCGACCCCGCTGACGACGACCTGCTCTTCCTCGAAAGCGGCCAGAGCAGCCTGGCCACAAAAGACAGCCCGGAGGACATCGCCAGATACAGACAGGACTTCGACACTCTCGAAGCCATCGCGGCCAGCGAAGACGACACCCTCCGCCTGATTACCGCCGCACAATCAGAACTGTAG
- a CDS encoding DUF397 domain-containing protein — protein sequence MTGGVVVESSWRKSKASMAGDNNCVEVSSGTGRVLVRDSKDPDGCRLSFPTAGWASFVSSLKADISPRGAS from the coding sequence ATGACAGGAGGAGTGGTGGTCGAGAGTAGCTGGAGGAAGAGTAAGGCGAGTATGGCGGGTGACAACAATTGTGTGGAGGTGTCGTCCGGGACGGGGCGTGTTCTCGTCCGTGACTCGAAGGATCCTGATGGGTGCCGGCTGAGTTTCCCGACAGCAGGGTGGGCGTCGTTCGTTTCCTCGCTGAAGGCTGACATCAGCCCGCGTGGCGCCTCTTGA
- a CDS encoding NYN domain-containing protein has translation MIEFILGIRTPLSTTSMPLSASHLPGWERWTGGSQTQRVSRTEDVMDTAAKLAVLIDADNAQPSAIEALLAEVAKYGTAHVKRAYGDWTGTGLRGWKELLLSQSIQPIQQFAYTTGKNATDSALIIDAMDLLYSGRFDGFCIVSSDSDFTRLASRLRESGLTVYGFGERKTPKPFVAACDKFVYTENLNYTGDPSPGDITPTRATPTIAPPKNDTALVALLRNAVEAASDDDGWASLSSVGNIILKQRPDFDPRSYGYGKLSDLVTATTLFDTERRNPGGGKPGVIYVRDKRQSSARTPKSRAASAADSAPLSTTAG, from the coding sequence ATGATCGAGTTCATTCTGGGCATCCGGACTCCGCTGAGCACGACGTCGATGCCGCTGTCGGCGAGCCATCTGCCAGGATGGGAGCGTTGGACGGGTGGTAGCCAGACCCAACGAGTCTCCAGAACAGAGGACGTGATGGACACCGCCGCCAAACTCGCTGTCTTGATCGACGCGGACAACGCACAACCGTCGGCGATCGAGGCGCTGCTGGCCGAGGTCGCCAAGTACGGCACCGCCCACGTCAAACGCGCCTACGGAGACTGGACCGGCACCGGCCTTCGAGGCTGGAAGGAACTGCTGCTGTCCCAGTCGATCCAACCCATCCAGCAGTTCGCCTACACCACCGGCAAGAACGCCACCGACTCGGCGTTGATCATCGACGCGATGGACCTGCTGTACTCCGGGCGCTTCGACGGATTCTGCATCGTGTCCAGCGACAGCGACTTCACCCGCCTGGCGTCCCGGCTACGCGAGTCCGGACTCACCGTGTACGGCTTCGGCGAACGCAAGACCCCGAAACCGTTCGTCGCCGCCTGCGACAAGTTCGTCTACACCGAGAACCTGAACTACACCGGCGACCCCTCCCCAGGGGACATCACGCCGACGAGAGCCACCCCGACCATCGCCCCACCCAAGAACGACACCGCCCTCGTCGCTCTCCTACGCAACGCCGTCGAAGCCGCCTCCGACGACGACGGCTGGGCATCCTTGTCCAGCGTCGGCAACATCATCCTCAAACAGCGCCCCGACTTCGACCCGCGAAGCTACGGCTACGGCAAACTCAGCGACCTAGTCACCGCGACCACCTTGTTCGACACGGAGCGCCGCAACCCCGGAGGCGGCAAACCCGGCGTCATCTACGTCCGCGACAAACGCCAGTCATCAGCACGGACTCCGAAATCCCGAGCAGCTTCAGCGGCTGACAGCGCCCCACTCTCGACGACCGCCGGCTGA
- the fxlM gene encoding methyltransferase, FxLD system: MVGSALDTVSADEARARLTDQLLANGWIASPAVEAAFRRVPRHLFATDGVSVEAAYADDVVITRRGPDGRATSSISAPWLQAYMLEQATLAPGARVLEVGSGGYNAALIADVVGPDGTVVTVDIDADVIDRARTGLDRAGYRQVTVVHGDGEYAHQPGAPYDAIIVTVETPDLPPAWLDQLTPAGVLIVPLRIRGMTRCLTLRRHEDHLLATAALQCGFVPMQGNGRHPTRRLPLHGDDVVLILDDTTTEVNPDALAAALHSPRREAWSPVTITMQEGSSFESLHLWLASQPRPFGTLAVDRERAAGLVDPQDRFFCPTLLTADSFAYLAMRKLDDTTWQFGVHGFGPDADTLTADMLDLITLWEHDHRHHPGPTITVHPTGTHPPKPDGPHLLVTRRHATTAVTWPASGNPR; this comes from the coding sequence ATGGTTGGTTCCGCGCTCGACACCGTCTCTGCCGATGAGGCCCGCGCCCGGCTCACCGACCAGCTCCTCGCCAACGGCTGGATCGCGTCGCCGGCGGTGGAGGCGGCGTTTCGCCGGGTGCCGCGACATCTGTTCGCGACCGACGGCGTCAGCGTCGAGGCCGCATACGCCGACGACGTCGTCATCACCAGACGCGGCCCGGACGGACGCGCGACGAGTTCGATCTCCGCGCCGTGGCTGCAGGCCTACATGCTGGAGCAAGCCACGCTGGCACCCGGCGCCCGGGTCCTTGAAGTCGGCTCCGGCGGCTACAACGCCGCGCTGATCGCCGACGTCGTCGGCCCGGACGGCACGGTCGTCACCGTCGACATCGACGCCGACGTCATCGACCGCGCCCGTACCGGCCTGGACCGTGCCGGCTACCGGCAGGTGACGGTGGTACACGGCGACGGCGAGTACGCACACCAGCCCGGCGCCCCGTACGACGCCATCATCGTCACCGTGGAGACACCGGACCTTCCCCCGGCCTGGCTCGACCAACTCACCCCGGCAGGTGTTCTCATCGTGCCGCTGCGGATACGCGGCATGACCCGGTGCCTCACCCTGCGACGCCACGAGGATCATCTTCTCGCCACCGCGGCACTGCAATGCGGGTTCGTACCGATGCAGGGCAACGGACGCCATCCCACCCGCCGCCTGCCCCTGCACGGCGACGACGTCGTCCTGATCCTGGATGACACCACCACCGAGGTGAACCCGGACGCACTCGCGGCGGCGCTGCACTCCCCGCGGCGGGAGGCCTGGTCGCCGGTCACCATCACGATGCAGGAAGGCTCATCCTTCGAGTCACTGCACCTGTGGCTGGCCAGCCAACCCCGGCCCTTCGGCACCCTCGCCGTCGACCGCGAACGCGCCGCCGGCCTGGTCGACCCGCAAGACCGGTTCTTCTGCCCGACCCTGCTCACCGCCGACAGCTTCGCCTACCTCGCGATGCGCAAGCTCGACGACACCACCTGGCAGTTCGGCGTCCACGGCTTCGGACCCGACGCCGACACCCTCACCGCCGACATGCTCGACCTCATCACGCTCTGGGAACACGACCACCGGCACCACCCCGGTCCGACGATCACCGTGCACCCCACCGGCACACACCCGCCGAAACCCGATGGACCCCACCTGCTCGTGACCCGCCGCCACGCCACGACCGCCGTCACCTGGCCCGCCTCGGGCAACCCGCGATGA
- a CDS encoding AAA family ATPase — MTADPPHIERLSHQFPTLVIVRGNSASGKTTAAREARHRYGRGCALLEQDYLRRTLLREHDSTHIQPVAPAFITATARTALDLGYHVILEGILHTERYATVLLQLIDRHPGPVAVFYLDVSFDETVRRHLNRAEPIPVTPDEMRRWYAHRDLLGVPGETVIGETSTFEQTVTTILHASGLTRATSQTPCPRRCRRCARESDKAAAATAAGG, encoded by the coding sequence ATGACCGCCGACCCGCCGCACATCGAACGACTCTCGCACCAGTTCCCGACCCTCGTCATCGTGCGCGGAAACTCGGCAAGCGGAAAGACGACCGCAGCCCGAGAAGCACGACACCGCTACGGGCGCGGCTGCGCCCTGCTGGAACAGGACTACCTACGCAGGACCCTGCTACGGGAGCACGACAGCACCCACATCCAGCCGGTCGCCCCAGCGTTCATCACCGCGACCGCCCGCACCGCCCTCGACCTGGGCTACCACGTCATCCTCGAAGGCATCCTGCACACCGAACGCTACGCCACTGTCCTGCTCCAACTCATCGACAGGCATCCCGGACCGGTCGCCGTGTTCTACCTGGACGTCTCCTTCGACGAAACTGTCCGCCGCCACCTCAACCGGGCCGAGCCCATCCCCGTGACCCCTGACGAGATGCGCCGCTGGTACGCCCATCGCGATCTGCTCGGCGTCCCCGGCGAAACGGTCATCGGCGAAACCAGCACCTTCGAGCAAACGGTCACCACCATCCTGCACGCCAGCGGCCTCACCAGGGCGACATCGCAGACGCCATGCCCACGGCGTTGCCGGCGCTGCGCCCGCGAATCCGACAAGGCCGCTGCCGCCACCGCAGCAGGCGGGTGA
- a CDS encoding DUF6624 domain-containing protein — translation MNDELRHELLALADEDQRVRNAAGERAGPGGEIPDDVAREWTRVDERNTARLAAIVSEHGWPTRSLVGDDGANAAWLLAQHADHNLDQQKRFLDLMRAAVAANEASAVDLAYLTDRVATHAGQPQIYGTQLRPGPDGRLTAYPIADSDTVDQRRAALGLDPLVDYIAASQQR, via the coding sequence GTGAACGACGAGCTGCGGCATGAGCTGCTAGCCCTTGCGGATGAGGACCAGCGTGTCCGGAACGCCGCAGGTGAGCGGGCAGGGCCCGGCGGGGAAATCCCCGACGACGTCGCCCGGGAGTGGACGCGGGTCGATGAACGTAACACCGCCCGGCTGGCCGCGATCGTCAGCGAGCACGGTTGGCCCACCCGCAGTCTCGTCGGCGACGACGGCGCCAACGCCGCCTGGCTGCTGGCCCAACACGCCGACCACAACCTGGACCAGCAGAAACGCTTCCTCGACCTCATGCGCGCCGCCGTAGCCGCGAACGAGGCCAGCGCCGTCGACCTGGCCTACCTGACTGACCGGGTAGCCACACATGCCGGCCAGCCGCAGATCTACGGCACCCAACTGCGCCCCGGCCCAGACGGCCGGCTGACTGCCTACCCGATCGCCGACTCCGACACGGTTGACCAGCGGCGAGCCGCGCTCGGCCTTGACCCATTGGTCGACTACATCGCGGCCAGCCAGCAAAGGTAG